One Pseudomonadota bacterium DNA window includes the following coding sequences:
- the rfbC gene encoding dTDP-4-dehydrorhamnose 3,5-epimerase: protein MKVERLAIPDIVMIEPKLFGDDRGFFFESFNHKRFEEVISRRVSFVQDNHSRSVRGVLRGLHYQIKEPQGKLVRVIAGEVFDVVVDLRKGSQTFGRWVGEVLSEANKKQLWIPEGFAHGFVVLSESADFLYKTTEYYAAQHERCLAWNDPTLKIDWQIQETPIVSAKDAQGLSLQEAEVFTDEL from the coding sequence ATGAAGGTCGAGCGCCTAGCAATACCAGATATTGTCATGATTGAGCCCAAGCTCTTTGGGGATGATCGTGGATTTTTCTTTGAGAGCTTTAACCATAAAAGGTTTGAAGAGGTAATCTCTCGGCGAGTTTCCTTCGTTCAAGATAATCATTCGCGCTCCGTCAGGGGAGTGCTGCGCGGGTTGCACTATCAGATTAAAGAGCCGCAGGGCAAGTTAGTGCGTGTTATAGCTGGAGAGGTGTTTGATGTTGTTGTCGATCTGCGTAAAGGCTCCCAAACATTTGGTAGATGGGTGGGAGAGGTTCTTTCGGAGGCAAATAAAAAGCAGCTCTGGATTCCAGAGGGCTTTGCGCACGGTTTCGTAGTGCTCTCAGAGAGTGCGGACTTTCTCTACAAGACAACTGAGTACTATGCGGCGCAGCACGAGCGTTGCCTAGCCTGGAACGATCCGACCCTTAAGATCGATTGGCAGATACAGGAAACACCGATCGTTTCGGCCAAGGATGCACAGGGCCTCTCGCTACAGGAGGCGGAGGTCTTTACGGATGAGCTCTAA